A section of the Labrus bergylta chromosome 21, fLabBer1.1, whole genome shotgun sequence genome encodes:
- the si:ch211-207i20.2 gene encoding zinc finger protein ZFP2: MSSSAALHTQLAAVMEALVHAAVAELERLSEEEEEEEEEEEDTLKVRTGTSCSGSDDEDRPPPVDHRRDKSREKTVLFASVMETLGNEALGKIMNIVDEAGLLLQPEPRRRGGQRPQTSILNILNNARVEVEHSYGVRPESSEIQTSSQTKQEEAADGAENPFVPAVTIKDEHGNIDLGAIAERARVEAASPEESEPPHEEAGSTEFVLQSVTWKYFSCTLCGKSFTSQSNLKSHYLIHTGEKPFSCGVCGSSFRQKQSLQSHARTHTGERPYACLQCGKRFSKQTQLKTHAVVHTGEKPFGCDVCGNRFNLLQNLHRHAHTHTGKKIFACNVCGKGFTRAVTLKTHKLIHTGQKPLKCEQCPKTFRHAVNLKNHQRIHTGLRPFGCDLCGKTFRQAVNLKIHRRIHTGERPFGCEECGKTFGQQSSLITHRRTHSKERPFSCSCCDKAFNNANSLKLHLRVHTGEKPYACDVCGKTFSQSSHLRTHKRHMHAGGKQYICDKCGKRYSDQRNLKMHKCVYA; the protein is encoded by the exons ATGAGCTCCTCCGCGGCTCTGCACACCCAGCTGGCCGCCGTCATGGAGGCTCTGGTCCACGCGGCGGTGGCGGAGCTGGAGAGGctgtcggaggaggaggaggaggaggaggaggaggaggaggacacccTGAAGGTCCGGACCGGGACCAGCTGCTCCGGGAGCGACGACGAAGACAGGCCGCCTCCGGTGGACCACAGGCGGGATAAGAGCCGGGAGAAGACG GTGTTGTTCGCGTCGGTCATGGAGACTCTGGGGAACGAGGCTCTGGGGAAGATCATGAACATCGTGGATGAGGCGGGACTGCTGCTGCAGCCGGAGCCGAGGAGGAGGGGCGGCCAGAGACCCCAGACCAGCATCCTCAACATCCTCAACAACGCACGAGTCG AGGTCGAGCACTCGTACGGAGTCAGACCGGAGAGCTCTGAGATACAAACCTCCTCTCAG ACCAAACAGGAGGAAGCGGCAGACGGAGCGGAGAACCCGTTCGTCCCGGCGGTCACCATTAAAGACGAACACGGGAACATCGACCTGGGAGCCATCGCAGAGA gaGCTCGGGTTGAAGCTGCTTCTCCGGAGGAATCTGAGCCGCCGCATGAGGAAGCGGGATCAACCGAGTTTGTTCTGCAGAGCGTCACGTGGAAATACTTCTCGTGCACGTTGTGCGGTAAATCCTTCACGTCTCAGAGCAACCTAAAGTCGCACTACCTGATTCACACGGGCGAGAAGCCGTTCTCCTGCGGCGTGTGCGGCAGCTCGTTCCGTCAGAAGCAGAGTCTGCAGAGCCACGCCCGGACGCACACCGGCGAGCGCCCGTACGCGTGTCTGCAGTGCGGGAAGCGTTTCTCCAAACAGACGCAGCTGAAGACGCACGCCGTCGTCCACACCGGGGAGAAACCGTTCGGCTGCGATGTGTGCGGCAACCGCTTCAACTTGCTGCAGAACCTGCATCgccacgcgcacacgcacaccgGCAAGAAGATCTTCGCGTGCAACGTCTGCGGGAAAGGCTTCACCCGCGCCGTCACGCTCAAAACACACAAGCTCATCCACACCGGGCAGAAACCGCTAAAGTGCGAGCAGTGTCCGAAGACGTTTCGCCACGCCGTCAACCTGAAGAACCATCAGAGGATCCACACCGGCCTCCGCCCGTTCGGCTGCGACCTCTGCGGGAAAACGTTCCGCCAAGCCGTGAACCTTAAGATCCACCGCAGGATCCACACCGGCGAGCGCCCGTTCGGCTGTGAGGAGTGCGGGAAGACGTTCGGCCAGCAGAGCAGCCTGATCACGCACCGACGCACGCACTCCAAGGAGCGGCCgttctcctgcagctgctgcgaCAAGGCGTTCAACAACGCCAACAGCCTGAAGCTTCACCTGCGCGTTCACACGGGCGAGAAGCCGTACGCCTGCGACGTCTGCGGGAAAACCTTCAGCCAGAGCAGCCACCTGCGGACCCACAAGAGACACATGCACGCCGGCGGCAAACAGTACATCTGCGACAAGTGTGGCAAGAGATACTCGGACCAGCGCAACCTGAAGATGCACAAGTGTGTCTACGCGTGA
- the nudt13 gene encoding nucleoside diphosphate-linked moiety X motif 13: protein MFRPLKIVLFAPKCLQTRRCSGFVSRMRYLNRLKEDDEACAAALQDAHIFLFHRLSPLLQPNGKGTFTPAVLTCPDVQSILERLGSDQTLLKESVLIGCSEQKQAQFCLDVGDLDRATVEEEFKGKFIDLRKAFFLLREAEAPLVAKGQALLRWHQTSRFCSATGQPTTSNQAGSQRVCSSNGIVYYPKMSPVVIVLVSDGKRCLLGRQPSFPPGLYSALAGFCDMGETLEETLSRELAEEVGLEVHSVSYSSSQHWPFPHSSFMVGCHASVSPAHSQLKVDHTELEDARWFSLEEITAALQVKTPPRKGDNPALWFPPKHALGNHLIVEWAERQRRSEDGE, encoded by the exons ATGTTTAGACCTCTGAAGATCGTCCTCTTTGCACCAAAATGTCTCCAGACCCGACGATGCTCAGGCTTCGTCTCCAGGATGAG GTATTTGAACAGGCTGAAGGAGGATGATGAAGCGTGTGCTGCAGCGCTGCAGGACGCTCACATTTTTCTGTTCCATCGTTTGTCTCCTCTTCTCCAACCCAACGGGAAAGGAACCTTCACACCAGCAGTACTCACCTGCCCAG ACGTTCAGTCCATCCTGGAAAGACTCGGCTCAGACCAAACCCTGCTGAAGGAGTctgttctgattggctgttcagaaCAGAAACAGGCTCAGTTCTGTCTGGATGTTG GAGATCTGGATCGGgcaacagtagaagaagagtttAAAGGAAAGTTCATCGATCTGAGGAAAGCTTTCTTTCTCCTGAGGGAAGCAGAGGCACCCCTAGTGGCCAAG GGTCAGGCTCTGCTGCGCTGGCATCAAACAAGCAGATTCTGCAGCGCCACGGGTCAGCCCACCACAAGCAACCAGGCAGGAAGTCAAAGAGTCTGCAGCAGCAACGGGATTGTCTACTATCCAAAG ATGTCTCCGGTGGTGATCGTCCTGGTGTCCGATGGGAAACGTTGTCTGTTGGGCCGACAGCCGTCCTTTCCTCCGGGGCTGTACAGCGCTCTGGCTGGCTTCTGTGACATGG GCGAGACTCTGGAGGAGACTCTGAGCAGGGAGTTGGCCGAGGAGGTGGGTTTGGAAGTCCACAGCGTCTCCTACAGCTCCTCTCAGCACTGGCCTTTTCCTCACAGCTCCTTCATGGTGGGCTGCCACGCCTCtgtaagccccgcccactctcAG TTAAAGGTGGATCACACAGAGCTGGAGGACGCTCGCTGGTTCAGTCTGGAGGAAATCACTGCCGCCCTGCAGGTGAAGACTCCGCCCAGGAAAGGGGATAACCCCGCCCTCTGGTTTCCTCCAAAACACGCCCTCGGCAACCACCTCATTGTTGAGTGGGCGGAACGCCAGAGACGCAGCGAGGATGGAGAGTAA
- the rpp30 gene encoding ribonuclease P protein subunit p30 isoform X2 — protein sequence MSVFMDLNLSYTNDKSRMQSLIETAAHLGYSTVAINYTYELTIKKSKVPVPTPIKDLMEKLPIVQGRCRPIRVLNRLTVVMSEQCHFKKTGREFSAYDLLAVQPATEKLFHAVERGIMFEVSYSAAIRDSTMRRYTIANAVSLVETCKGKNLILSSAAEKPLELRGPYDISNLGLLFGLSDGDAKEAVSSACRSVVLHGETRKTAGGIVHTMKCCSETPDQQEAPPADCEAPAAKRAKQLTE from the exons ATGTCTGTGTTTATGGATTTAAACTTGAGCTACACGAACGATAAGAGCCGCATGCAGAGTCTGATAGAGACCGCAGCTCACC tcGGTTACTCCACAGTCGCCATCAACTACACGTACGAACTGACgataaaaaagtcaaag GTTCCCGTCCCGACACCGATCAAGGATCTGATGGAGAAGCTGCCCATCGTACAG ggtcGCTGTCGTCCAATCAGAGTGCTGAACAGACTGACAGTGGTGATGTCAGAGCAGTGCCACTTT aaaaAGACCGGTCGAGAGTTCAGTGCGTACGACCTGCTGGCCGTGCAACCCGCCACAGAGAAGCTGTTCCAT gcgGTGGAGCGCGGCATCATGTTCGAGGTCTCGTACTCTGCAGCCATCAGAGACTCCACCATGAGGCGCTACACCATCGCCAACGCCGTCTCTCTGGTGGAAACGTGTAAGGGGAAG AATTTGATCCTGTCGAGTGCAGCAGAGAAG cctctgGAGCTCAGAGGACCGTACGACATCAGTAACCT AGGTTTGCTGTTCGGTCTTTCTGACGGAGACGCTAAAGAAGCCGTCTCCTCCGCCTGTCGATCCGTCGTGCTGCACGGAG aGACGAGGAAGACGGCCGGCGGGATCGTTCACACCATGAAGTGCTGCAGTGAGACTCCCGACCAGCAGGAGGCGCCACCTGCAGACT GTGAAGCTCCCGCAGCCAAGAGAGCTAAACAGCTGActgagtga
- the rpp30 gene encoding ribonuclease P protein subunit p30 isoform X1, with the protein MSVFMDLNLSYTNDKSRMQSLIETAAHLGYSTVAINYTYELTIKKSKVPVPTPIKDLMEKLPIVQGRCRPIRVLNRLTVVMSEQCHFKKTGREFSAYDLLAVQPATEKLFHVACFTLDVDIICISVTEKRPFIIKRSPVNGAVERGIMFEVSYSAAIRDSTMRRYTIANAVSLVETCKGKNLILSSAAEKPLELRGPYDISNLGLLFGLSDGDAKEAVSSACRSVVLHGETRKTAGGIVHTMKCCSETPDQQEAPPADCEAPAAKRAKQLTE; encoded by the exons ATGTCTGTGTTTATGGATTTAAACTTGAGCTACACGAACGATAAGAGCCGCATGCAGAGTCTGATAGAGACCGCAGCTCACC tcGGTTACTCCACAGTCGCCATCAACTACACGTACGAACTGACgataaaaaagtcaaag GTTCCCGTCCCGACACCGATCAAGGATCTGATGGAGAAGCTGCCCATCGTACAG ggtcGCTGTCGTCCAATCAGAGTGCTGAACAGACTGACAGTGGTGATGTCAGAGCAGTGCCACTTT aaaaAGACCGGTCGAGAGTTCAGTGCGTACGACCTGCTGGCCGTGCAACCCGCCACAGAGAAGCTGTTCCAT gtGGCGTGTTTCACCCTGGATGTTGACATCATCTGTATCTCAGTGACAGAAAAACGACCTTTCATCATCAAGAGAAGTCCGGTCAACGGG gcgGTGGAGCGCGGCATCATGTTCGAGGTCTCGTACTCTGCAGCCATCAGAGACTCCACCATGAGGCGCTACACCATCGCCAACGCCGTCTCTCTGGTGGAAACGTGTAAGGGGAAG AATTTGATCCTGTCGAGTGCAGCAGAGAAG cctctgGAGCTCAGAGGACCGTACGACATCAGTAACCT AGGTTTGCTGTTCGGTCTTTCTGACGGAGACGCTAAAGAAGCCGTCTCCTCCGCCTGTCGATCCGTCGTGCTGCACGGAG aGACGAGGAAGACGGCCGGCGGGATCGTTCACACCATGAAGTGCTGCAGTGAGACTCCCGACCAGCAGGAGGCGCCACCTGCAGACT GTGAAGCTCCCGCAGCCAAGAGAGCTAAACAGCTGActgagtga